The proteins below are encoded in one region of Saccopteryx leptura isolate mSacLep1 chromosome 1, mSacLep1_pri_phased_curated, whole genome shotgun sequence:
- the CD27 gene encoding CD27 antigen isoform X2, producing MAWLPSCWLWVLGTLAGLSVTPASKSCPEKHYLAQGKLCCQKCEPGTFLRKHCDEQRRTAQCDPCIPGISFSPDYNTRPHCENCRHCNSGHLIRNCTLTTNAVCACPKGWECRDKECTDCDPAQNPSRTLHLSQALGTPPQPTHLPYTKRMLEARTARHVQTLADFGPPAPALSTHWPYKGESPVAPAEPCPYSCPREEEGETIPIQEDYRKPEPASCL from the exons ATGGCTTGGCTACCTTCCTGCTGGCTGTGGGTTCTGGGGACTCTGGCAGGGCTCTCAGTTACCCCGGCCTCCAAGAGCTGCCCAGAGAAGCACTATTTAGCTCAGGGAAAACTGTGCTGCCAGAAGTGTGAGCCAG GAACGTTCCTCAGGAAGCACTGTGATGAGCAGAGAAGGACTGCTCAGTGTGATCCATGTATACCAGGGATCTCCTTCTCACCAGACTACAACACCCGGCCCCACTGTGAGAACTGCCGGCACTGTAACTCAG GTCATCTCATTCGCAACTGCACCCTGACCACCAACGCTGTGTGTGCCTGCCCCAAGGGCTGGGAGTGCAGGGACAAGGAGTGTACTGATTGTGATCCTGCTCAAAACCCCTCAAGGACACTTCATCTATCACAGGCCTTAGGCACACCCCCACAACCCACTCACTTACCTTACACCAAAA GGATGCTAGAAGCCAGGACAGCCAGGCATGTGCAGACTCTGGCTGACTTCGGGCCGCCTGCCCCAGCTCTCTCAACTCATTGGCCAT ACAAAGGCGAAAGTCCAGTGGCACCTGCTGAGCCTTGTCCTTACAGCTGTCCCAGGGAGGAAGAAGGTGAAACCATCCCCATCCAGGAGGATTACCGAAAACCTGAGCCTGCTTCCTGCCTCTGA
- the CD27 gene encoding CD27 antigen isoform X1 has product MAWLPSCWLWVLGTLAGLSVTPASKSCPEKHYLAQGKLCCQKCEPGTFLRKHCDEQRRTAQCDPCIPGISFSPDYNTRPHCENCRHCNSGHLIRNCTLTTNAVCACPKGWECRDKECTDCDPAQNPSRTLHLSQALGTPPQPTHLPYTKRMLEARTARHVQTLADFGPPAPALSTHWPSQRSLCSSDCIRSFVILSGMFTVFTMVGVLFLHQQRKYGQNKGESPVAPAEPCPYSCPREEEGETIPIQEDYRKPEPASCL; this is encoded by the exons ATGGCTTGGCTACCTTCCTGCTGGCTGTGGGTTCTGGGGACTCTGGCAGGGCTCTCAGTTACCCCGGCCTCCAAGAGCTGCCCAGAGAAGCACTATTTAGCTCAGGGAAAACTGTGCTGCCAGAAGTGTGAGCCAG GAACGTTCCTCAGGAAGCACTGTGATGAGCAGAGAAGGACTGCTCAGTGTGATCCATGTATACCAGGGATCTCCTTCTCACCAGACTACAACACCCGGCCCCACTGTGAGAACTGCCGGCACTGTAACTCAG GTCATCTCATTCGCAACTGCACCCTGACCACCAACGCTGTGTGTGCCTGCCCCAAGGGCTGGGAGTGCAGGGACAAGGAGTGTACTGATTGTGATCCTGCTCAAAACCCCTCAAGGACACTTCATCTATCACAGGCCTTAGGCACACCCCCACAACCCACTCACTTACCTTACACCAAAA GGATGCTAGAAGCCAGGACAGCCAGGCATGTGCAGACTCTGGCTGACTTCGGGCCGCCTGCCCCAGCTCTCTCAACTCATTGGCCAT CCCAGAGGTCTTTGTGCAGCTCAGACTGCATCCGTAGCTTTGTGATCCTGTCTGGAATGTTTACTGTTTTCACTATGGTCGGAGTTCTGTTCCTCCATCAGCAAAGAAAATATGGACAAA ACAAAGGCGAAAGTCCAGTGGCACCTGCTGAGCCTTGTCCTTACAGCTGTCCCAGGGAGGAAGAAGGTGAAACCATCCCCATCCAGGAGGATTACCGAAAACCTGAGCCTGCTTCCTGCCTCTGA